From Flexistipes sp.:
GCGGAATCATCGAAAAGAATATGCACTATTTCCAGTTCTGCATCAAATGCCTCTGCAAAGTTGACAGCATAATTCATGGCATATTCAGAAGTCTCTGAAAAGTCTGTCGGGAAAAGAATTCTATTTATAAAATCCATAGTTTCTCCTCAAAGTTTTTGTCTCTCTCATAATATATCAAGGCATCCTGAACTGCTGATCTTTATGTCTTACCGTAAATACCGGGCATGGAGCTTTACGGACAACTTTTTCTGCTGTTGAACCGAAAAGTACATGCTCAAGACCTGTTCTGCCGTGAGTCCCGATAATGATAACATCGGCGTCTGTGTCTCTGGCTTCGTTAATGATCTCCAGAAAAGGAGTTCCTTTTAAAATTTTTGTAGTATGCTTGGTTTCCGAAAGTTCAGGAAACTTGTTTATAAATTCGTCAAACTGCTTTCTGGCTGCTTCTTCCAACTCTTTATCGAGGTTCTGGAAGGTTACCTGCGGCAAATAGAAAGCTACAACCTGGGATTCATCAAAAAGCACATGCAGAATTTCCAATTCTGCATCAAAACGCTTTGCAAACTCCAGGGCGTACTTCATTGCACATTCTGATGTTGATGAAAAATCTGTTGGAAAAAGAATTTTTTTTATAAACCCCATACTGTCCTCCCTTCATTCTGTTATGACTTATTTTGTTAATTCGTTAACTAAATGAATGAGCTCATCTATATCAAACGGTTTTTCCATAATCTCAACAGCTCCCAGCTCAAAAGCTGCAAGCATATTTTCTATATTTCCGTATGCAGTGACTACAATTACCGGTGTTTCATTATCAGTCATTCT
This genomic window contains:
- a CDS encoding universal stress protein, which translates into the protein MGFIKKILFPTDFSSTSECAMKYALEFAKRFDAELEILHVLFDESQVVAFYLPQVTFQNLDKELEEAARKQFDEFINKFPELSETKHTTKILKGTPFLEIINEARDTDADVIIIGTHGRTGLEHVLFGSTAEKVVRKAPCPVFTVRHKDQQFRMP